The region CGAATTTGCAATGCTGCAATTCCCAGATTTCAGCGTTCAATCTCCTATATTCCAATGTGGTTGACTATGCATAGTTATCAACAAGAAGCAATACACAGAAAAAAGTTTTATATTCCTAGTCACCGCCATAGTGGCAAAGAAGTCAAGCATTTTCACTGTTATCAACTTATCCGGTGCACACATCCAACCCGACATTTCCCCTTCCCTTCACATTTTATCAAGTCATCATGCTAGAGAGATAAACAATATGGCCAGTACCCTCCAAACGGGATAAGAGAATTCATAATGCTACCTTTTTTTTCTTCTGAACTGAAGCAACTAGGAAATAAAACATCAAGTACAAAAATCAGTAATAAAACCGAGTATAGACTACTAGAGTAATTTCAGTATCTTAGTCATCCATGTTTGATTGCGTCATAATTTTATAGAGAGAAAATTTGGTTTATCTGGGGGCACAACATCAGCGGGTACAACAGTAATGCAATCATTCTGTCACCGTGCTCATTCGGCCATTCCCCTCTCATCGACACAGCCCAAGCACGCAATTATTCGCATGGTTTCTGCATCCATGGCTAATCCAAAGTAGCCTAGTAGTAAATCAATTGAATTCCAATCAGCACGTCAAAGCAGCAAGAGTCACCTTCATCCTACGCATGGAACTGCAGCAAGAGATCCATGGCGGCGCCCCGCCGCCGTTGCACGTCCAGCACCGGCTCGGCGGTGGCCTCCGGTCCCACGCAAGCGCCACTCGAACGCGGCCCGAGGGGCCACGAAGGCGGGACGGGCCGCTTCCGGCGCTTGTTCCCCTGCAGGGCGCACTCCCGGAGCCCGTCCTCCACCTCCCCGATCATcggctccgccgcctcgccgccatcCGCCATGGGCTGATCGTTGTCTGACGGGACAGCGGCGGGCGCGTCGAGGCGGGAGAGGAAGCTGCCGATGGCGGCGTGAGCGTCGCGGAGGGTGGCAGCCGCGGCGGCTGCGGCCGAGGAGGATGATGGCGCGGAGAGCGCGGCCGCGGCCTCGGCGGCCAGGCGGATGGCGGTGGCCAGGTCGGTCAGCGGCGGTGCCTGTCGCGGCGGCGGGAGATCGAGCTCCATGGCTGGCCCAGCGAGGTGTGGCGAgtcgtgacggcggcggcggcccggcCGATGCGAACAGATGGAGGAAAGAATCGTCGCGCTGGCCAGGTTTGGCGTCGTAGCGGCGGGGATAAAACT is a window of Triticum dicoccoides isolate Atlit2015 ecotype Zavitan chromosome 2B, WEW_v2.0, whole genome shotgun sequence DNA encoding:
- the LOC119364974 gene encoding uncharacterized protein LOC119364974 yields the protein MELDLPPPRQAPPLTDLATAIRLAAEAAAALSAPSSSSAAAAAAATLRDAHAAIGSFLSRLDAPAAVPSDNDQPMADGGEAAEPMIGEVEDGLRECALQGNKRRKRPVPPSWPLGPRSSGACVGPEATAEPVLDVQRRRGAAMDLLLQFHA